Proteins encoded by one window of Desulfovibrio sp.:
- a CDS encoding GlxA family transcriptional regulator, which yields MKQRVVFFLYPGIVSLDVSGPLEVFATATDILAHSNKKDQGYTPVFAACTPGPVRTSSGLVLTAETTLENLSPDILVVPGAVDAEVISGNPQIIRQVSAAAARSTRMASVCSGAFILAACGLLHGKRATTHWLVADRLAELYPQITVEPDAIFVRDGNTSTSGGVTAGIDLALDMVEEDYGDKLAMEVARVLLLYRRRPGNQSQYSSALAAQVNAGRFAPLVRWMEGNLGKNLTVERLAEVANMSPRSFARVFPAETGSSPARFVEGLRITRARELIESGADSFASVAQSAGFGSEDRLRKAFIRRLGLSPHQYSRHFFKGE from the coding sequence ATGAAACAGCGCGTTGTTTTCTTTCTTTATCCCGGCATTGTCTCGCTGGATGTATCCGGCCCGCTGGAGGTTTTTGCCACGGCTACGGATATTCTGGCGCACAGCAACAAAAAGGATCAGGGCTATACGCCCGTATTTGCCGCGTGCACGCCCGGCCCTGTGCGTACGTCATCCGGTCTTGTGCTGACGGCGGAAACAACACTCGAAAATCTTTCACCGGATATCCTTGTTGTCCCCGGCGCTGTGGATGCGGAAGTCATATCGGGGAATCCGCAGATCATACGGCAGGTAAGCGCGGCGGCGGCCCGGTCTACGCGCATGGCAAGCGTATGCAGCGGGGCGTTCATTCTGGCGGCCTGCGGTCTGCTGCACGGCAAAAGGGCGACAACCCATTGGCTGGTGGCTGACCGCCTGGCTGAACTGTATCCGCAGATTACCGTGGAGCCTGACGCCATTTTTGTACGCGATGGCAACACGTCCACAAGCGGCGGCGTTACGGCGGGCATAGATCTGGCGCTGGATATGGTTGAGGAAGACTACGGCGACAAGCTGGCAATGGAAGTTGCCCGCGTATTGCTTTTGTACCGCCGCCGCCCCGGCAACCAGAGCCAGTACAGCTCTGCCCTGGCCGCGCAGGTCAATGCGGGCAGGTTTGCTCCTCTGGTGCGTTGGATGGAAGGGAATCTTGGCAAAAATCTGACTGTTGAGCGCCTGGCAGAGGTGGCGAACATGAGCCCCCGCTCGTTCGCGCGGGTATTCCCCGCAGAAACCGGCAGCAGCCCCGCACGCTTTGTGGAAGGCTTGCGCATTACCCGGGCGCGGGAGCTCATTGAATCCGGGGCTGATTCCTTTGCCTCGGTGGCGCAGTCGGCTGGTTTTGGCAGCGAAGATCGCCTGCGCAAGGCCTTCATCCGCCGCCTTGGCCTGAGTCCCCATCAGTACAGCCGACATTTTTTTAAAGGAGAATAA
- a CDS encoding SEL1-like repeat protein yields MQVRVFSLSLLVAAVFCSVLLMGGTVLADDASTLREAQAALDKADYDQAVRVLKPLVDSGNAEALYVMGRLILEGKGVKKNNTRAAEFFRLAAEKGDVSAMNSWATSLVTGDGVPRNYHEAARWFRKAADQGLAMAQYNLGYLYAYGKGVPKDEAAAIDWYTRAANQGLASAQYSLGWTYMNGKGENQSDTKAAHWFEKAAEQDHAKAQNNLAYMYAEGRGYAQDPAKAVQWYTRAAEQGYAEAQYNLGYMYEQGRGAAQDYTQAVDWYRKAAEQNEAAAQYSLGLMYEQGTGVPRNLTEASRWYQLAAKNGDPDAKAALRSMSTKAPAKAAAPGSPTKQTRDKKKQ; encoded by the coding sequence ATGCAAGTTCGTGTTTTTTCGTTGTCGCTGTTGGTGGCTGCGGTATTCTGTTCTGTTCTGCTCATGGGCGGCACTGTTCTGGCTGATGACGCCTCGACCCTGCGCGAGGCTCAGGCCGCGCTGGACAAGGCCGATTACGATCAGGCCGTGCGCGTGCTCAAGCCGCTGGTGGACAGCGGCAATGCCGAAGCCCTCTATGTCATGGGCCGCCTGATCCTTGAGGGCAAGGGCGTGAAGAAAAACAATACGCGCGCCGCGGAATTTTTTCGCTTGGCGGCGGAAAAGGGCGACGTCAGCGCCATGAATTCTTGGGCCACGTCGCTGGTTACCGGGGATGGCGTTCCCCGCAATTACCACGAGGCCGCCCGCTGGTTCCGCAAGGCCGCCGATCAGGGTCTTGCCATGGCCCAGTATAATCTTGGCTACCTCTATGCCTATGGCAAGGGAGTGCCCAAGGATGAAGCCGCCGCCATCGACTGGTACACCCGTGCCGCCAATCAGGGGTTGGCTTCGGCCCAGTATTCCCTTGGCTGGACGTATATGAATGGCAAGGGCGAAAATCAGAGCGACACCAAGGCGGCCCACTGGTTTGAAAAGGCCGCGGAGCAGGATCACGCCAAGGCCCAGAACAATCTGGCCTACATGTATGCCGAAGGGCGCGGTTATGCTCAGGATCCCGCCAAGGCCGTGCAGTGGTATACACGCGCGGCGGAGCAGGGCTATGCGGAAGCGCAGTACAACCTCGGCTATATGTATGAGCAGGGGCGCGGCGCAGCGCAGGATTATACCCAGGCTGTGGACTGGTACCGCAAGGCTGCGGAGCAGAACGAAGCTGCCGCCCAGTACAGCCTTGGCCTCATGTACGAACAGGGTACGGGCGTTCCCCGCAACCTGACCGAAGCCAGCCGCTGGTATCAGCTTGCCGCCAAGAACGGAGACCCTGATGCCAAGGCTGCGTTGCGCAGCATGTCCACCAAGGCTCCTGCCAAGGCCGCCGCACCCGGCAGTCCCACCAAACAGACCCGCGATAAAAAGAAGCAGTAA
- a CDS encoding LIC12162 family protein, giving the protein MSTGRITLVLGRMPHKADPAFFRAAGPWCFAEQEEFFPDWDKKFTFAPEPLVEIPLQERACQEVKALCADMLPHVAERICPHARNLPPAYWETLLTPWAMNVSKQVVERWWRVKAMVQAWGQEPLHVPLLPRDCSFSFATGPDFVMHGALGHTYNHWLFSRLLEEVFPAAWSMEYLPSVQKKYGEQEKLSGKEQVREVLRKLMLRLPCPRLKGMSIAQTLRFSLALLHRSHGPDRSRPQAEYSSAATGIAADLPENFASTLVTLFMASLPQLLASHKHPARLTPDPLGPRLRVASVLAYEDADYRQSLAKWRGRGNRLMYVQHGSDYGQVRCVSDVEMVEYSQHAFGTWGWKQHQGSAGNFVPLPYPQLDGLEGRWQGQKGENLLYVGTEMPAFPYRLDAHPSPLQIVEYRKDKSRFFEALGRDVQACSLYRPYFPVPGSLRDADWVLERFPAVRMATGMLSNHLYACRLLVLDHNGTTLLESLVANIPMVLFWRREAWALTSDATALLDMLAEAGIWHETPQKAAAKAAEVWSDPLAWWMSDKVQQARKAYCAQQALTVPGGPNPYWLKMLKSL; this is encoded by the coding sequence ATGAGCACCGGGCGCATAACCCTTGTTCTTGGGCGCATGCCCCACAAGGCCGACCCTGCGTTTTTTCGCGCGGCCGGGCCTTGGTGTTTTGCCGAGCAGGAAGAATTTTTCCCCGACTGGGATAAAAAATTCACCTTTGCTCCTGAGCCGCTGGTCGAGATTCCCTTGCAGGAGCGGGCCTGCCAGGAGGTAAAGGCTCTCTGTGCAGATATGCTGCCTCATGTTGCCGAGCGCATCTGCCCGCATGCCCGCAATTTGCCCCCTGCCTATTGGGAAACCCTGCTCACGCCCTGGGCAATGAATGTTTCCAAGCAGGTTGTGGAACGCTGGTGGCGGGTCAAGGCCATGGTGCAGGCCTGGGGGCAGGAACCTCTGCATGTGCCGCTGTTGCCGCGTGACTGCTCGTTCAGTTTTGCAACCGGGCCGGACTTTGTGATGCACGGGGCGCTGGGGCATACCTACAACCACTGGCTGTTCTCGCGTCTGCTGGAAGAGGTATTTCCCGCAGCCTGGAGCATGGAATATCTGCCTTCGGTGCAAAAAAAGTATGGTGAGCAGGAAAAGCTCTCCGGCAAGGAGCAGGTGCGTGAGGTGCTGCGCAAGCTGATGTTGCGCCTGCCTTGCCCCCGGCTCAAGGGCATGAGCATTGCCCAGACCTTGCGTTTTTCGCTGGCCTTGCTGCACCGCAGTCATGGGCCGGACAGGTCGCGCCCGCAGGCGGAGTACAGCAGCGCCGCCACCGGTATTGCGGCGGACCTGCCAGAAAATTTCGCCAGTACGCTGGTGACGCTTTTCATGGCTTCCTTGCCGCAACTGCTGGCAAGTCACAAGCATCCGGCCCGTCTTACGCCTGATCCGCTGGGGCCGCGTCTGCGCGTTGCCAGCGTGCTGGCCTATGAAGATGCGGATTACCGCCAGTCGCTGGCCAAGTGGCGGGGGCGCGGCAACCGCCTCATGTATGTGCAGCATGGCAGCGACTACGGGCAGGTGCGTTGCGTTTCAGATGTGGAGATGGTGGAATACAGCCAGCATGCCTTTGGCACCTGGGGCTGGAAGCAGCATCAGGGCAGTGCGGGCAATTTTGTTCCCCTGCCGTATCCGCAGCTTGATGGCCTTGAAGGGCGCTGGCAGGGGCAGAAAGGCGAAAACCTGCTGTATGTCGGCACAGAAATGCCCGCCTTTCCCTATCGGCTTGACGCGCATCCCTCGCCCTTGCAGATAGTGGAATACCGCAAGGACAAAAGTCGATTTTTTGAAGCTCTGGGGCGCGATGTGCAGGCCTGTTCGCTGTACCGCCCCTATTTCCCGGTTCCCGGCTCTCTGCGCGATGCGGATTGGGTGCTGGAGCGTTTCCCCGCTGTGCGGATGGCCACGGGCATGTTGTCAAACCACCTCTATGCCTGCCGTTTACTGGTGCTGGACCACAACGGTACAACACTGCTGGAATCGCTGGTTGCCAATATCCCCATGGTGCTGTTCTGGCGGCGCGAGGCCTGGGCGCTGACAAGCGATGCCACGGCCCTGCTGGACATGCTGGCCGAAGCCGGTATATGGCACGAAACACCCCAGAAGGCCGCCGCCAAGGCCGCCGAGGTCTGGAGTGATCCGCTGGCATGGTGGATGAGCGATAAGGTGCAGCAGGCGCGCAAGGCGTACTGCGCGCAGCAGGCCCTGACCGTTCCGGGCGGTCCTAACCCTTACTGGCTGAAAATGCTGAAGAGTCTGTAA
- a CDS encoding N-acetylneuraminate synthase family protein, translating into MKLMEIFDVPTQETHIPVPYVIAEAGVNHEGSMDIARRLVDEAAEGGANAIKFQTYKAGTLASKDSPAYWDTSKEPTSSQYELFKKHDSFWKNEFEALKKYCDAAGIAFMSTPFDVESAHFLNDLMDVFKISSSDITNKPFIRILCDFKKPIILSTGAAHLHEIAEAVEWIEEKGNKLALLHCVLNYPTADENAALGMIPALKRHFPQHVIGYSDHTLPNDMHILETATLLGARILEKHFSHDKTLPGNDHYHAMDKEDLKHFYKRLSATLTSVGGMELRALPEEEPARQHARRSLVTARAVPAGQPLTAADLTWKRPAHGISPRNYDEVLGMRARRDLPEDTVLSWADLDRA; encoded by the coding sequence ATGAAACTCATGGAAATATTCGACGTCCCCACTCAGGAAACCCACATTCCCGTTCCCTATGTTATTGCCGAGGCAGGCGTGAACCACGAGGGCAGTATGGACATCGCCCGCCGTCTGGTTGACGAGGCCGCGGAAGGCGGGGCCAACGCCATCAAGTTCCAGACCTACAAGGCCGGAACCCTGGCCTCCAAGGATTCGCCCGCCTACTGGGATACCTCCAAGGAACCCACCTCCAGCCAGTACGAGCTCTTCAAGAAGCACGATTCTTTTTGGAAGAACGAATTTGAAGCCCTTAAAAAATATTGCGATGCCGCAGGCATTGCCTTCATGTCCACACCCTTTGACGTGGAGTCGGCGCACTTTCTCAACGACCTTATGGACGTGTTCAAGATCTCCTCGTCCGACATCACCAACAAGCCCTTTATCCGCATTCTTTGCGATTTCAAAAAGCCCATTATTCTTTCCACCGGTGCAGCGCATCTGCACGAAATTGCCGAAGCCGTGGAATGGATTGAAGAAAAGGGCAACAAACTGGCCCTGCTGCACTGCGTACTCAACTATCCCACTGCGGATGAAAACGCGGCTCTGGGCATGATCCCCGCGCTGAAGCGGCATTTCCCCCAGCATGTCATCGGCTATTCCGACCACACCCTGCCCAACGACATGCATATTCTTGAAACCGCCACCCTGCTGGGCGCACGCATTCTTGAAAAGCACTTTTCGCACGACAAAACCTTGCCCGGCAACGACCACTACCACGCCATGGACAAGGAAGACCTCAAGCACTTCTACAAGCGCCTCAGCGCCACGCTGACCAGCGTGGGCGGCATGGAGCTTCGCGCCCTGCCGGAAGAAGAACCCGCACGTCAGCACGCCCGTCGTTCCCTGGTGACGGCGCGGGCCGTGCCCGCCGGTCAGCCGCTGACCGCTGCCGATCTTACCTGGAAGCGCCCCGCGCATGGCATCTCCCCCCGTAATTACGACGAGGTGCTCGGTATGCGCGCCCGCCGAGATCTGCCCGAAGATACCGTGCTTTCCTGGGCCGATCTTGACAGGGCCTGA
- the rdgB gene encoding RdgB/HAM1 family non-canonical purine NTP pyrophosphatase, with protein MAHSKTLRIVLATQNAGKVRELADPLTEFGVEVLGLSSFPEIGDIEETGTTFEDNALIKARAVAALTGLVSVADDSGLEVDALDGAPGVYSARYSDDWESLPGESRDARNIRKLLHAMAAVPTEKRGCRFVSCMAAAKPNGDEIVVRGTWEGTLLESPHGDNGFGYDPIFFDPTANKSGAELTRDEKNARSHRGNALRALLARWAEFMR; from the coding sequence ATGGCGCACAGCAAGACACTTCGTATCGTTCTGGCCACGCAAAATGCGGGCAAGGTTCGCGAACTGGCCGACCCGCTGACCGAGTTTGGCGTGGAAGTTCTGGGGCTTTCGTCCTTTCCTGAAATTGGCGACATCGAAGAAACCGGCACCACATTTGAAGATAACGCCCTCATCAAGGCCAGGGCCGTGGCTGCCCTGACCGGCCTTGTGAGTGTCGCCGATGATTCCGGCCTGGAAGTGGACGCCCTGGACGGCGCACCAGGCGTATACTCCGCCCGCTATTCAGATGACTGGGAGAGCCTGCCCGGCGAAAGCCGCGATGCCCGCAATATCCGCAAGCTGCTGCACGCAATGGCCGCAGTGCCCACAGAAAAACGAGGCTGCCGCTTTGTCAGCTGCATGGCCGCCGCCAAGCCCAATGGCGATGAAATAGTCGTGCGCGGTACGTGGGAAGGCACCCTGCTGGAAAGCCCGCACGGGGACAACGGCTTTGGCTACGACCCTATTTTCTTTGATCCAACGGCGAACAAATCCGGCGCGGAACTGACGCGGGATGAAAAAAACGCCCGCAGCCACCGGGGCAATGCCCTGCGCGCCCTGCTGGCTCGATGGGCCGAATTTATGCGTTAA
- the fliD gene encoding flagellar filament capping protein FliD — protein MASTISGSNAISNLSGSDTNFDTVLANLKKVESTQLNQLTAWKSDWKLRYDAFDKVIEQVSTASNVLATLANKNSFVTKNVTSSDSNVISAVASAAADDIQHTINVTQVASNSIWANTGHVFSSKTDIINTSGTSQTFSYSYAGKEYSMAVPANTTLDSFASMVNNSSDNPGIKVSIVQASSGYVFQVAGKSTGAANDLVIHSSGLVGMSASGASSTWSTNSALDVSSVLTNPTKYAYDLIMEDGNTFSVKINGDKTNQDLATAINAQVGRSIASIDGSGNLQLADVKAMYRRDTSTQTSFSTPVTKFSMGSTPTTTKLTGALTVDLNINDGVTTGTRTLTIAAGTTMKDAALQIAQASGASTAEMTYNNTTGGWELNLSNVNGATLSFADSASDSGKMTSTVVADDSKLGTKVVGDSGAQSFTASTAITFDSTKLSQKLGGTSADGTKNFTYTFVDNTGNTQNLTIKQDATYQDLLTQLQSFGGTLSGDGKTVTFANTEKFYLSAGGAGGGMDGITVKTDAMATITNMAAASTLETPPALTYTYITNDSSTPQTFTIPGGSKIADVIAELKSKGLSGSLVSADGATTIDLQTGTLPTTGSYFLKLNNIDSLSGPGITGQVTSSSNWNIRGAANAKFTVDNWPLTMESDTNSVSNVIEGVVFTIQDKGSAAITVSTDITSVEKSIQTFLDSVNSILMTINDYTKFDPNKDVTTNDPKNANSSNYSTSQLTAEKGGLLQGNYGVQLFKSRFTSLVNSAPPGFASRTSANDVLSGDMLANLANMGIKVETDQSSSNYGLLVIAPSSGIAELQQLDKSNYENMINNNLSDVVDFFCSSGTGTATSSDFRYGSHIAGITKGGSYDVKYTVDAGGNITNVTVGGVAATRDTSQPGYYYSVASGDARGLALQIDNLTPGDHSGQIRIKEGLVQTVSTFLKGELTYTDVNVSGTGTAEQTSAAIALKSKNGALMVLKNNYQSIMENIDKKITQEQTRLDTWEARQKTYFANLETLLKKYNTQQDQLTSQLKQLSNSSSSSS, from the coding sequence ATGGCCAGCACCATATCCGGCTCCAACGCCATATCCAACCTCAGTGGTTCGGATACTAACTTTGACACGGTTCTTGCGAACCTCAAAAAAGTTGAGTCCACGCAACTCAATCAACTTACCGCGTGGAAAAGCGACTGGAAATTGCGCTATGATGCTTTTGACAAAGTTATTGAACAGGTCAGCACCGCCAGCAACGTGCTTGCAACCCTCGCCAATAAAAACAGCTTTGTTACCAAGAATGTAACCAGCAGCGACAGCAATGTCATTTCAGCTGTTGCCAGCGCCGCTGCGGACGATATCCAGCATACCATCAATGTCACCCAGGTTGCGAGCAACTCCATATGGGCCAACACCGGGCACGTCTTTTCCAGCAAGACGGACATCATCAATACGTCCGGCACCTCTCAGACATTTTCTTATAGCTATGCCGGCAAGGAATACAGCATGGCCGTTCCGGCCAATACCACGCTCGACTCCTTTGCGAGCATGGTCAACAATTCTTCCGACAACCCCGGCATCAAGGTCAGCATTGTTCAGGCCAGTTCCGGCTATGTTTTTCAGGTTGCGGGCAAGAGCACCGGCGCGGCCAACGATCTGGTCATTCACAGCTCCGGCCTTGTAGGCATGAGCGCATCTGGCGCGTCCTCCACATGGTCCACCAACAGTGCGCTGGATGTGAGCAGCGTGCTTACCAATCCCACAAAATATGCCTACGACCTCATCATGGAGGACGGCAACACATTTTCCGTCAAAATCAACGGCGACAAGACCAACCAGGATCTTGCAACCGCCATCAATGCGCAGGTGGGGCGCAGCATTGCCAGCATTGACGGCTCCGGCAATCTGCAACTTGCTGACGTCAAGGCCATGTACCGGCGGGACACCAGTACGCAGACTTCGTTCAGTACTCCGGTCACAAAATTTTCCATGGGTTCAACGCCCACGACAACCAAGCTGACGGGGGCCCTGACTGTTGATCTGAACATCAACGATGGTGTCACTACTGGCACACGAACCCTGACCATTGCTGCCGGCACCACCATGAAGGATGCCGCATTGCAGATCGCCCAGGCTTCCGGCGCCAGCACGGCTGAAATGACCTATAACAACACCACTGGCGGCTGGGAGCTGAACCTCTCCAACGTGAACGGCGCGACCCTTAGCTTTGCTGACAGCGCCAGCGATTCTGGCAAGATGACCTCAACCGTCGTTGCCGATGACAGCAAACTTGGCACCAAGGTGGTGGGCGATTCCGGCGCACAAAGCTTTACCGCCAGCACTGCTATTACCTTTGACAGCACCAAGCTCTCGCAAAAGCTTGGCGGCACAAGCGCTGACGGCACAAAAAACTTTACTTATACATTTGTTGACAACACTGGCAACACGCAAAACCTGACCATCAAGCAGGACGCAACCTATCAGGATCTGCTGACCCAGCTTCAATCTTTTGGCGGCACATTAAGTGGAGATGGCAAAACCGTAACCTTTGCCAATACGGAAAAATTCTACCTGAGCGCAGGCGGAGCGGGCGGCGGCATGGACGGGATCACCGTCAAGACAGACGCCATGGCCACCATCACCAACATGGCAGCAGCCAGCACGCTGGAGACGCCCCCGGCCCTGACCTATACTTACATCACCAATGACAGCTCCACGCCGCAGACATTTACAATTCCTGGTGGCTCCAAGATCGCGGACGTCATCGCCGAACTCAAAAGTAAAGGGCTGTCTGGCTCACTGGTAAGCGCGGACGGGGCTACGACCATTGACCTGCAAACAGGCACCCTGCCCACAACCGGCAGTTATTTTCTCAAGCTCAATAATATTGATTCCCTTAGCGGGCCGGGCATTACAGGTCAGGTGACGTCGTCCTCCAACTGGAATATTCGTGGCGCGGCAAATGCCAAATTTACGGTGGACAACTGGCCCCTGACCATGGAATCCGACACCAACAGCGTGAGCAACGTGATCGAGGGCGTGGTCTTTACCATTCAGGACAAAGGCAGCGCAGCCATTACGGTCAGTACAGACATCACCTCGGTGGAAAAGTCCATTCAGACATTTCTTGATTCCGTCAACTCCATCTTGATGACCATCAATGATTACACAAAATTTGATCCGAATAAGGACGTCACCACCAACGACCCCAAAAATGCGAACAGCAGCAATTACAGCACCTCGCAACTGACCGCAGAAAAAGGCGGCCTCTTGCAGGGCAACTATGGCGTGCAGCTGTTCAAGTCGCGCTTTACCTCTCTGGTCAACAGCGCGCCCCCTGGTTTTGCCAGCCGAACGTCTGCCAACGATGTACTGTCGGGCGATATGCTTGCCAACCTCGCCAACATGGGCATCAAGGTTGAAACCGACCAGTCGAGTTCCAACTATGGGCTGTTGGTAATTGCGCCTTCGTCCGGCATTGCTGAACTGCAGCAGCTGGACAAGAGCAATTATGAAAATATGATCAACAACAACCTTTCGGATGTTGTGGATTTTTTCTGCTCCAGCGGCACAGGTACGGCTACCAGCTCTGATTTTCGCTACGGCAGCCACATTGCGGGTATCACCAAGGGTGGTTCTTACGATGTGAAATACACGGTTGATGCTGGCGGCAATATTACCAACGTCACGGTTGGCGGCGTGGCCGCAACCCGCGACACGAGCCAGCCGGGCTATTACTACAGTGTTGCTTCCGGTGATGCGCGAGGCCTCGCGCTCCAGATAGACAACCTCACCCCGGGTGATCACTCGGGCCAGATACGCATCAAGGAAGGGTTGGTTCAAACGGTCAGCACCTTCCTCAAGGGCGAATTGACCTATACGGACGTCAACGTCTCGGGCACCGGCACCGCAGAGCAAACCTCCGCAGCCATTGCACTTAAATCAAAAAACGGCGCCTTGATGGTTCTGAAAAACAATTATCAGAGCATCATGGAAAATATCGATAAAAAGATTACCCAGGAACAGACGCGCCTTGATACGTGGGAGGCTCGGCAAAAAACATACTTTGCCAACCTTGAAACCCTGCTCAAAAAATACAATACGCAGCAAGACCAACTCACTTCGCAGCTCAAGCAGCTTTCCAATTCGTCAAGCAGTTCCTCCTAA
- the fliS gene encoding flagellar export chaperone FliS — protein MNKAAQAYFQTKVGTTDQGQLLLMLYDGALTFIQQARTKMIANDYAGKGILISKVIDIINELSASLNMDKGGSLAVNLNNLYLLCTARLLRANLKMDMDSLNSVESILSGLRGAYAQIIETPEARQASNDIATRLQPLGTMTRSAQPIIPSTVTAVPRSHAQAAYGRSAMRPAAPAAEAPSQTVDAQRAHVQPFDQAAPQTAAPHPRLPGAYGKP, from the coding sequence ATGAACAAAGCGGCGCAAGCATATTTTCAGACCAAGGTCGGCACCACGGATCAAGGGCAACTTTTGCTCATGCTCTATGACGGCGCACTCACTTTCATACAGCAGGCGCGCACAAAGATGATTGCCAATGACTATGCGGGAAAGGGCATCCTTATCTCCAAGGTCATCGACATAATCAATGAGCTTTCCGCTTCTTTGAACATGGATAAGGGCGGCAGCCTGGCTGTGAATCTCAACAACCTGTACCTGCTCTGCACGGCCCGTTTGCTGCGCGCCAACCTGAAAATGGATATGGATTCACTCAACAGTGTGGAATCCATCCTTTCAGGCCTGCGTGGCGCCTATGCCCAGATTATTGAAACCCCCGAGGCCCGTCAGGCGAGCAACGATATTGCCACCCGCCTGCAACCTCTGGGAACAATGACCAGATCCGCGCAGCCCATCATACCATCAACAGTTACCGCCGTGCCGCGCTCCCATGCTCAGGCGGCCTATGGCCGTAGCGCCATGCGCCCTGCAGCCCCTGCGGCGGAGGCACCCAGCCAGACGGTCGATGCCCAGCGCGCGCATGTGCAGCCTTTTGATCAGGCCGCGCCACAAACGGCAGCACCGCATCCCCGCCTGCCCGGCGCTTACGGCAAACCCTAG
- a CDS encoding GGDEF domain-containing protein — MFDKAGVPPETRWRSLLLFFREMKDYHFLDEEQKIAILAQMEELLKNRHYSDEQLVSTIRNCSEIFSKPIVNQLDSMVHETSSIIDQFFSKLSSRYGDIAHLEKESLSIVAESGDGTVMLEKLQSAFHRVKVLFEEDICNLENLAFIDPLTQVANRLSLDLFIKNSTARWHEEGHPFALALFDIDHFKTFNDTYGHLIGDQVLKVVGSHLRRAREEFDTETDALAARFGGDEFALVASGASAHLLPEIISRFCKAIKNFNLLIRDTEGNVEKNNLHITVSAGIAVLDAKAPQIQTAEQLFDRADKALYHAKHNARSRAVVLKANDQYLILDEENHKVV; from the coding sequence ATGTTTGACAAGGCAGGCGTTCCCCCGGAAACGCGCTGGCGTTCCCTGCTGCTTTTTTTCAGGGAAATGAAGGACTATCATTTTCTTGATGAAGAGCAAAAAATTGCCATTCTCGCACAGATGGAAGAACTGTTGAAAAACAGACACTACTCTGATGAACAGCTTGTTTCCACCATCCGCAACTGCAGCGAAATCTTCAGCAAGCCAATTGTGAATCAGCTCGACAGCATGGTTCACGAGACGTCTTCCATCATAGACCAGTTTTTCAGCAAGCTCTCTTCGCGCTACGGCGACATTGCCCACCTTGAAAAAGAAAGTCTTTCCATTGTGGCGGAGAGCGGCGATGGCACCGTCATGCTTGAAAAGCTACAATCAGCCTTTCACAGGGTCAAGGTTCTCTTTGAGGAAGACATCTGCAACCTTGAAAACCTCGCCTTCATTGATCCCCTGACTCAGGTTGCCAACCGCCTGAGCCTTGATCTTTTTATCAAAAATTCTACGGCCCGGTGGCACGAAGAAGGACACCCCTTTGCCTTGGCCCTCTTTGATATCGACCACTTCAAAACCTTTAACGACACATACGGGCACCTTATTGGCGATCAGGTGCTTAAGGTTGTTGGCTCGCACCTTCGCCGGGCGCGCGAGGAATTTGATACGGAGACGGATGCCCTTGCAGCGCGCTTTGGCGGCGATGAATTTGCCCTTGTGGCCTCTGGGGCCAGCGCGCACTTGTTGCCTGAAATCATCAGCCGTTTTTGCAAGGCCATCAAAAACTTCAACCTGCTCATCCGCGATACGGAAGGCAATGTTGAGAAAAACAACCTGCACATTACCGTCAGCGCCGGCATAGCCGTACTGGACGCCAAAGCGCCGCAAATTCAAACGGCAGAGCAGCTTTTTGACCGGGCGGATAAAGCCCTGTACCACGCCAAGCACAATGCCCGTTCGCGCGCGGTTGTGTTAAAAGCCAACGATCAATACCTGATCCTGGACGAAGAAAATCACAAAGTTGTCTAG
- a CDS encoding undecaprenyl-diphosphatase — MISLNHQIFLALNASDAASPFAIWAGGALAEWPMGIAMLLTLLAVVRQKPRGSAVALALRVVLTVAVAMGSACLIRMFHYNPRPFVLGLGRMLIAHDPTSSFPSLHATFMFSMAFALLLHMGSRGIALFVMLLGFATAWARIFVGVHYPLDMAGAFLTACLAAVAVNFCFQRVRGSWAVKNGGARS; from the coding sequence ATGATTTCACTGAATCACCAGATTTTTCTTGCGCTTAACGCAAGTGATGCGGCCTCTCCCTTTGCCATATGGGCTGGGGGCGCGCTGGCAGAGTGGCCCATGGGTATCGCGATGCTGTTGACCTTGCTGGCTGTTGTGCGGCAAAAGCCACGCGGGTCTGCCGTTGCTCTGGCCTTACGCGTAGTTTTGACCGTGGCGGTGGCCATGGGTTCAGCCTGCCTGATTCGAATGTTCCATTATAATCCCCGGCCCTTTGTACTGGGGCTTGGGCGAATGCTGATTGCCCACGACCCCACATCGTCCTTTCCCAGTTTGCACGCCACCTTTATGTTTTCAATGGCGTTTGCCCTGCTTCTGCACATGGGCTCGCGGGGCATTGCCCTGTTTGTCATGTTGCTGGGCTTCGCTACGGCCTGGGCCAGAATTTTTGTGGGGGTACATTACCCTCTGGATATGGCGGGAGCATTTTTGACAGCTTGCCTTGCCGCCGTGGCGGTAAATTTCTGCTTTCAGCGAGTCAGAGGCAGCTGGGCTGTAAAAAACGGGGGCGCGAGGAGTTAG